In Streptomyces sp. SID8374, one genomic interval encodes:
- a CDS encoding LysE family translocator gives MDAQLIAFTGVAAGMVALPGADFTVVVRNALASRTAGLASALGVAGGLLVHTALAVAGLAAVLVTMPVLFRTVQLLGGAYVLYLGISGLYALRRRASEKGRTPDRVPPEGPEGFGRALRQGFLTNALNPKAPVLFLSLLPQFVPDGQPPLPRTLLLAALVVALALVWFPAVALLVDRLGRWLRRPRTARAIEGGSGVALTGLGLALVTGPLLR, from the coding sequence ATGGACGCACAACTGATCGCCTTCACCGGGGTCGCCGCCGGAATGGTGGCGCTGCCCGGCGCCGACTTCACCGTCGTCGTACGCAACGCCCTCGCCTCCCGCACCGCGGGCCTGGCCAGCGCGCTCGGCGTCGCCGGGGGGCTGCTCGTGCACACCGCGCTCGCCGTGGCGGGGCTCGCCGCTGTGCTGGTGACGATGCCCGTCCTCTTCCGCACGGTCCAGCTGCTCGGCGGCGCGTACGTGCTGTACCTCGGGATCAGCGGGCTGTACGCGCTCCGGCGCCGGGCCTCCGAGAAGGGCCGTACGCCGGACCGGGTACCGCCGGAGGGGCCCGAGGGGTTCGGGCGCGCGCTGCGTCAGGGGTTCCTGACCAACGCGCTCAACCCGAAGGCGCCGGTCCTCTTCCTCAGCCTGCTGCCGCAGTTCGTCCCCGACGGGCAGCCGCCGCTGCCCAGGACGCTCCTGCTGGCCGCCCTCGTGGTGGCTCTGGCCCTCGTCTGGTTCCCGGCCGTGGCCCTGCTCGTGGACCGGCTGGGCCGGTGGCTGCGCCGGCCGCGTACCGCCCGGGCGATCGAGGGCGGCAGCGGTGTGGCGCTCACCGGTCTGGGCCTGGCGCTGGTGACCGGGCCCCTTCTGCGCTGA
- a CDS encoding LysR family transcriptional regulator, producing MYDPTRLAALVAVAETGSITRAAAHLGYTAPALSQQLAKLEREAGATLLVRHHRGARLTAAGELLAGRARRVLDELDQARHELAQLAGLSGGRLRVGTFTTAGVHLLPPVLSAFRRAHPEVDLAVTEYEPPGGIAAVTEGEVDLALTHTYEPAVADPPPPGVTVEPLLVEELLLATAVGHRLSEGTGRLPVAELAGRPLISSAPAHPPRRGVESALAAAGAAPAVVCESPGYALVCALVSAGLGVAVVPEMVASLSPTPLAVRRLEPADFRRTISVVHRGDRATAAAATLLALLRSGYGRAAAR from the coding sequence ATGTACGACCCGACGCGGCTCGCCGCACTGGTGGCGGTCGCCGAGACCGGATCGATCACACGGGCCGCCGCCCACCTGGGCTACACCGCGCCCGCGCTCTCCCAGCAGCTGGCCAAGCTGGAGCGCGAGGCCGGGGCGACGCTGCTGGTGCGCCACCATCGCGGGGCGCGGCTGACGGCCGCCGGTGAGCTGCTGGCGGGCCGGGCGAGGCGGGTCCTGGACGAGCTGGACCAGGCGCGGCACGAGCTGGCGCAGCTGGCCGGGCTGTCGGGCGGCAGGCTGCGGGTGGGGACGTTCACGACGGCCGGGGTCCATCTGCTGCCGCCGGTCCTGAGCGCGTTCCGGCGGGCCCACCCGGAGGTCGATCTGGCCGTCACCGAGTACGAGCCGCCGGGCGGGATCGCGGCGGTGACCGAGGGCGAGGTGGACCTGGCGCTGACCCACACCTACGAACCGGCGGTGGCGGACCCGCCGCCCCCGGGCGTCACCGTGGAGCCCCTGCTGGTCGAGGAGCTGTTGCTGGCGACCGCCGTCGGGCACCGGCTCTCCGAAGGCACCGGACGGCTGCCGGTCGCGGAGCTGGCGGGCCGGCCGCTGATCAGCTCCGCGCCGGCGCATCCGCCCCGGCGCGGGGTGGAGAGCGCGCTGGCGGCGGCGGGCGCCGCACCGGCGGTGGTCTGCGAGTCGCCGGGCTACGCACTGGTGTGCGCGCTGGTCAGCGCCGGGCTCGGCGTGGCCGTGGTGCCGGAGATGGTCGCGTCGCTGTCGCCCACGCCGCTGGCCGTCCGGCGGCTTGAGCCCGCGGACTTCCGCCGGACGATCTCCGTGGTGCACCGCGGCGACCGGGCGACCGCCGCGGCGGCGACGCTCCTCGCACTGCTGCGGAGCGGGTACGGCCGGGCGGCGGCCCGCTGA
- a CDS encoding ATP-binding protein: MADHQEATVTLPSDPASVSSARRYVARTLAEWGLSEDTDLADTIRLIISELTTNAVQHTFGQSPTFTVDLRLERDEELRLGVTDSHPRWPQRLPAAVRQDNGRGMVIIRALAKEYGGRLTVVPTAEGGKTVWIALPWAVAVQG; this comes from the coding sequence CGATCCGGCCTCGGTTTCCTCGGCCCGCAGATATGTGGCCAGGACGTTGGCCGAATGGGGCCTCTCCGAGGACACGGATCTCGCCGACACCATCCGGTTGATCATCTCCGAACTCACCACCAACGCCGTCCAGCACACCTTCGGCCAGTCGCCCACCTTCACCGTGGATCTGCGCCTGGAACGCGACGAGGAACTGCGTCTGGGCGTGACGGACAGTCACCCCCGGTGGCCTCAGCGGCTGCCCGCCGCCGTACGGCAGGACAACGGGCGCGGCATGGTGATCATCCGGGCGCTGGCCAAGGAGTACGGCGGGCGGCTCACGGTCGTCCCGACGGCCGAGGGCGGCAAGACGGTCTGGATCGCGCTGCCCTGGGCGGTGGCGGTCCAGGGCTGA